A stretch of Actinomycetota bacterium DNA encodes these proteins:
- a CDS encoding substrate-binding domain-containing protein: MKFKKLGMLIILMLIFFLLLGCKPEKRVLILATTTSTHDTGLLDEILPIFEKKYNARVKTIAVGTGEAIAMGERGEADVLLVHSREAEEKFVAQGDGVNRRDVMYNDFVIVGPAPDPAGIKGMDALGTLKRIVNERALFVSRGDDSGTHKKEKKLWEKAGIQPPSDCYISTGQGMAETLRVADEKGAYTLADRGTYLSLKESINLTILVEGDRVLFNPYGVIAVNPKRFPKVNYNLATKFIKWITSVETQKIIGDFGREKYGQPLFTPNSREWRAKTK; this comes from the coding sequence GTGAAGTTTAAAAAATTGGGGATGCTAATTATTTTGATGCTAATCTTCTTCCTGTTATTGGGATGTAAACCGGAGAAACGGGTTTTAATCCTGGCCACTACCACTAGCACCCATGACACCGGACTTTTAGACGAAATTCTCCCCATTTTTGAGAAGAAGTACAATGCAAGGGTCAAAACCATCGCCGTGGGAACAGGTGAAGCCATTGCCATGGGTGAGAGGGGTGAGGCCGATGTGTTATTGGTTCATTCGCGCGAAGCCGAAGAGAAATTCGTCGCCCAAGGAGATGGAGTGAACCGGAGAGATGTGATGTACAACGATTTTGTCATCGTTGGACCGGCTCCCGATCCCGCTGGAATTAAAGGCATGGATGCCCTTGGCACTCTAAAACGGATTGTAAACGAGAGAGCACTTTTTGTTTCTCGAGGCGATGACTCTGGAACTCACAAGAAAGAGAAAAAACTCTGGGAAAAGGCTGGGATTCAACCCCCGAGCGATTGCTATATCTCGACGGGTCAGGGCATGGCTGAAACCCTCCGAGTTGCCGACGAAAAGGGAGCTTATACCCTCGCGGACAGGGGAACCTATCTTTCGCTTAAGGAAAGCATAAACCTCACCATTCTGGTCGAAGGCGACAGGGTTCTATTCAATCCCTATGGGGTGATCGCCGTAAATCCAAAGAGATTTCCCAAGGTAAACTACAATTTAGCCACGAAGTTTATTAAATGGATAACCTCTGTTGAGACCCAAAAAATCATTGGAGATTTCGGTAGGGAAAAATACGGGCAACCCTTATTTACTCCAAACTCGCGAGAGTGGCGAGCAAAGACGAAATAG
- the tatA gene encoding twin-arginine translocase TatA/TatE family subunit gives MLDGLLWTAYVFGLGPTELIIILVIVLIIFGPRKLPELGKAIGSGLRELRRASESKGEEEKEKAKSKEKGKEEEESEEEEK, from the coding sequence ATGTTAGATGGTTTGTTATGGACCGCTTATGTTTTCGGGCTTGGCCCAACAGAGCTCATAATCATCCTGGTAATTGTTTTAATAATCTTTGGCCCCCGCAAGTTGCCAGAACTCGGTAAGGCCATAGGATCGGGTCTACGTGAACTCAGAAGGGCGTCTGAAAGTAAGGGCGAAGAGGAAAAAGAAAAGGCGAAAAGTAAGGAAAAAGGCAAAGAGGAAGAGGAGAGCGAGGAGGAAGAGAAATAA
- the mobB gene encoding molybdopterin-guanine dinucleotide biosynthesis protein B, whose translation MVPIVSVVGKSHSGKTTLIEKLIPELKRRGYKIATIKHDVHDFDIDHPGKDSWRHAQAGADTVVISSPHKVAVIKKVDWELSLDEISGKFAGDTDLIITEGYKREDKPKIEVYRSHQGELLCSSQELLAVVETELPSSPAPELYKGVPHFDMDDVKGLADLIERELLMGSSR comes from the coding sequence GTGGTTCCAATAGTTTCTGTGGTCGGTAAATCGCATAGCGGTAAGACCACCTTGATTGAAAAACTCATTCCCGAGCTTAAAAGGCGGGGATATAAAATAGCCACCATTAAGCATGATGTCCACGATTTCGACATCGATCACCCCGGAAAGGATTCCTGGCGACATGCTCAGGCTGGAGCGGATACCGTGGTCATTTCCTCTCCTCACAAGGTCGCCGTGATAAAGAAGGTGGACTGGGAACTTTCCTTGGATGAGATCTCGGGAAAGTTTGCGGGAGATACGGATCTCATCATCACCGAGGGGTATAAGAGGGAAGATAAGCCCAAGATAGAGGTCTACCGATCTCACCAGGGTGAACTCCTATGTTCTTCCCAGGAACTACTCGCCGTGGTAGAAACCGAGCTCCCGAGCTCCCCAGCTCCCGAGCTTTATAAGGGAGTCCCCCACTTCGACATGGATGATGTAAAGGGTTTAGCCGATCTCATTGAGAGGGAATTACTGATGGGCTCCTCAAGATAA